The genomic stretch TAAATTCATTCTAGATTTTATGTAACTAACGCACGGTGTTAGCATAATAGTAGTTACCTATGTAGTTGTGATATGGAGAAGGATTGTGCTGCAACTAAAATTATAATTATTGATAAGACAAAGAAGGCAATTGACCGACTTTTCTTTTTTAAAATATATTGCTCTATTCCCGATAAAAACATAGATAACGCAAGGGTTGTTCCTATAAGACCAGAATAGAAAAAATTAACCGGATATGATTTTAAAGAAAAAATAAAAAATACTGTGACTGGAATTCCTAATATCATTTGAGTAATTACGATAGGCTTTACCCTGTTCTTGAAAAAACGATCGCTAAATGTCATTTAACGCAACCCCTTCTATCTAAAAAAATATATCTGAGTTTATACAATCAATCATGTTGTGTAACTAATGCGTCCAATAAACTATGAAATATAATTTTAAAAATTAATGTCTATAGATAAAAATGAAAATCAAAAATACTGGAAATGTCAAAGCACTGATCCATTTTGGAAATGGCACATTAAATTTACCTAATATTTTTCTAGTATGATCCTCACACAATACAGCTAGATTTATCATTAAAAAACACATTAATAAGAATAATTTAAAAGAAATCTTCATATGTGAAAGCAACAAAAAAAATATCAAAAGGAAAAATATCTCAGCCAGGAATTCAGCTAAATCATTTTTTCTAACATTATTTTTAAAAAGCCATTTTGTATATTTCTTTAATAACGACAGTTCTAATCCCTCCATAAATTTATATTGATTTATACATTAAAATGTAAAAGTTAATGTATATGAAAAGAAAAATAAAAAATATTGTTCATTACTCAATTATATATCAACTTCATTAACTGTAACTTGGGAAAGTTTCGTCTTTCACTTCAACTAAAATAGGATAATTTGCTTTTGAAACTTAGATTAAAGAATCGTTAAAATGAAATGAAACTAAATTTTTTAACTTTTAAGGGGGATTTAATAATGGATAAAGCTCAATTAGCGCAGGAAATATACAATATTGCCCATTTAACAGGTGAATTTACATTAAGGTCGGGATTAGTATCGAATGAGTATTTTGATAAATATTTGTTTGAATCGAATCCAAAACTTTTAAAAGAAATAGCGGAGCAACTAGCAAACTATATACCAGAAGGAACTGAGGTATTGGCAGGTTTAGAGATGGGTGGGATTCCGATTGCTACTGCTTTATCTCTAAAAACGGGAATTCCAGTAGTGTTTGTTCGAAAAGAAGCAAAAGCCTATGGAACTTGTAAACTTGCAGAAGGTGCTGATATAAAAGATAAGAAGGTTTGTATTGTAGAAGATGTAGTCACAACCGGAGGACAGATTAAACTTAGTGCTGAAGATTTAAAACAAGTTGGCGCAAATGTAACAGATGTTCTATGCGTAATTGATCGCCAACAAAATGGGAAAGAAAATTTATACGAAGCGGGATTAAGTCTTCATTCATTACTAACGATGGATGACTTAGTCACTGTTTCAAATTAAATCTTATATATAGGAGGAAACACGATGAAACATTACTTAGAATTCACCGTAAATGTAAAGCCAGATGAAGCTGCTAAATTTATTTTGGAAGACTCAGATTTAACATCTAATTTGATTTTTCAGGATCGTAAAGTAGCTGGTGAGAATGAAATTGTAATTCTAGTATTTGAGAAATTCTTTTTTAGAAACAATAGTACCGCAACTTTAACCGTAACAATTGACGACTTTAGTAGTGTGACATATGTGAAATGTATTTCCTCAGGTAATGGAGAAGGATTATTTGATTTTGGTTGGGGAGCAGGAAAAAGTTTCATTAGACCAATTAAAGAAATATTGGAAGAGCATATTCTGGACATCATTGAAGATAATTAATTTTAAAGGACTGTTTAATTGCAGTCTTTTTACTATACCCATTATCGTGCGAAAGTTAATTTTTAATATATATTGGGCTGAAAATAACCCAACTCAGTATTAGAGGGTATTTGAATAGTATTGTAGAAGTCATCTTATTAGGAAAATCAAAATCTCATTTTTCGAGTAAGGAGTAATAATATGCTTAAATCCAAAGTAGGAGTTTTAGTCTTTTCAGTCCTTATACTTTTCGCACTATACTTTATCATTAATCAGTCACATCAATTGAACGGAAATAATGAAGAAAATATTGTAAAGGCTATTCATTCGTTTGATGGTTATGAAGATCAAGATTCGATTGAAATTGTAAAAATTATTGATTCAAAGAAAGACCGTACAGTTGCCTTTTTATATGGAAGTAATCCTGGATATATTCATTTTATTAAGAATAATTCAGGGAATTATCAAGTTAGTGAGATGGAAAGTCATTCTGGTGAAGCTCTTTCAACTTTTAAAGTTCAGTTAGTGGACAAAATCGGTATTAATAATTTACTAGTCGTTACAAATAATGATAATCCTGTTACTAAAATGAAGGTACAAATAATCGGCGAAACGACAATTGAAAGAAATTTTGATGTAGGAGAAAAAACTGCTTCGCTCATTAAATTCAAAGATATGCCTAAACAAAAAGACAGTGGATTTGAATTTAATTATGAATACTTTGATAAAAATGGTAAGCAAATTTCAGAAGGAGATTTAGAGGACTGACAGTAATTGGAAAAAAATGTATCTATTAGTTTAAGGAAAAGATACACTAAATATACATACACTAAATATACATACACAAGCATCTTCGATCGTTAGAAAAGAGGCGAATGGCTCTTGGAACAATTAAAAAGAAGTTATAAAGTTTCAATCTTAATTTTAATCGCTATAAGTATTGGAATCTTAGCAACTTTTGTGGAGAATCAAATACTACACACAATATTAGTAGCAGTAATTTCCTTTATCGGATTAGTAGTAGCAGGTCTTCTATACACTTCAATTGAAAAGGGAATTGATCAATTAAATAAATCAACTAATTAGTTTGCTTAAAAAATCAAGACTTGTGTATGTAGGAAGAACATTATTGTTCTTCCTTTTGATGCGTATTTAATAAAATGAAAGAACGTAAGGAAGGTTTAAAGAAGTTGAAGAAAAGTCTTTTATTATTATCAATTATTAGTAGTATAATCGTTATCATTTTTGAATTAACACAGTGGCACATAGAGGACATTTTAACAGTATTTCTAATGCCTTTTGTTTTGTTAATTGTGTTTGGATTTTTTTTATTTGTTACAGTTATCAGTTTCATCGTCTTATTTAAAAATAAGAATTGGAAGCCGGTAGTAGTACAAATTATTACTATTTTATTATTAATTTTCGTACCTTTTAACCAAATTGTTTTAAATGCAGATTTTAAAAAGCATAAACCAGAAAGGGAAAAAGTAGTGAAGATGGTATCGAATGGATCTCTAAAGCCAAATGTTTCATATAACAAAACGCTAATCCACCTTCCAAAGAAGTATTCTCCGCTATCTAAAGGTGGTGGAGATATCGTAGTTGAAGGAGATGGGAATAATATAAAAATCTTATTCTATACTTTTCGAGGCGTACTAGACAATTTCTCTGGATTTGTCTATTCTCCACATACGAAGCCGTCCTTAAATGATTTTGGCGGTGACTTTAAACAAATTGAAAAATTAGATAAAGATTGGTATTTTGTTGGTTCTTATTAAAAACGGAGGAGTAGCCGTAGCATGAAATCTATTAAAGTATTTGTCATATTTTTTGCAATTATTATGATTGGAATAGGGATTTTTATTTATCAAAAATCGAATTCATATCCAATATCAAAAACGAATGAAAATAAAGTAGAGAAAATAAGTTCGTCTTTACTGCTTGTAAAAGCTGATTTAAAACAGTTAAATAAATCAAATGAAAAAGAGAAATTGGCACAAAAAGCGATGGAAGATTTAGGGAAGTTAGATGAATTACTAGAGAATTTCAAATTTAAAAAGACCCCTGATAAAGGTCTGATATTATGGATTAATTATGCTTTTGCTTCTAAAGATGCCTATATAATGGATGTGATGAATGCAAGTAATAGTGACTCGAAAGGAAATGGAGAATTTGCTAAACAAACGATAGATTACTTAAATAAGGGTCTAAAAGAAATGAAAAATAAACATGAAAAAGCTTATAAATACTTCAATAGGAACGGT from Arthrobacter citreus encodes the following:
- the pyrE gene encoding orotate phosphoribosyltransferase, whose amino-acid sequence is MDKAQLAQEIYNIAHLTGEFTLRSGLVSNEYFDKYLFESNPKLLKEIAEQLANYIPEGTEVLAGLEMGGIPIATALSLKTGIPVVFVRKEAKAYGTCKLAEGADIKDKKVCIVEDVVTTGGQIKLSAEDLKQVGANVTDVLCVIDRQQNGKENLYEAGLSLHSLLTMDDLVTVSN